From the genome of Pieris rapae chromosome 5, ilPieRapa1.1, whole genome shotgun sequence, one region includes:
- the LOC111003527 gene encoding sodium channel protein para isoform X36, whose amino-acid sequence MSEDLDSISEEEQSLFRPFTRESLAVIEARIAEEHAKQKELEKKRAEGEVRYDDEDEDEGPQPDATLEQGLPLPVRMQGSFPPELSSTPLEDIDPFYQNQTTFVVISKGRDIFRFSATDALWMLDPFNPIRRVAIYILVHPLFSLFIITTILVNCILMIMPTTPTVESTEVIFTGIYTFESAVKVMARGFILQPFTYLRDAWNWLDFVVIALAYVTMGIDLGNLAALRTFRVLRALKTVAIVPGLKTIVGAVIESVKNLRDVIILTMFSLSVFALMGLQIYMGVLTQKCVKVFPEDGSWGNLTDENWERFCQNETNWYSENDDYPLCGNSSGAGTCEPGYICLQGYGPNPNYGYTSFDTFGWAFLSAFRLMTQDYWENLYQLVLRSAGSWHVLFFVVIIFLGSFYLVNLILAIVAMSYDELQKKAEEEEQAEEEALREAEQKAAARADKQEAREQHAREQAAAAEAAAYAEAHPAKSPSDFSCQSYELFVNQERGNQDDNTRERMSLRSDPFQDSVSTQPTHKPANDTHHDTARRQRKVSMASLSLPGSPFNLRRGSRGSHQMALRPNGRNRYPPGADRKPLVLSTYLDAQEHLPYADDSNAVTPMSEENGAIIIPVYYANLGSRHSSYTSHQSRLSYTSHGDLLGGKAQTKEAKLRGRSASRNHSITSQPHAYALPRQESSLVSRPLREYEVSTTECTDEAGKVLKQSNDNPFIESSQQPNVVDMRDVMVLNEIIEQAGRQSRASEQNVSVYYFSTAEDDDEGPTFKERLLEWLMKGIDFFCVWDCCWLWLEFQKYVALLVFDPFVELFITLCIVVNTLFMALDHHDMDKDMERALKSGNYFFTATFGIEAMLKLIAMSPKYYFQEGWNIFDFIIVALSLLELGLEGVQGLSVLRSFRLLRVFKLAKSWPALNLIISIMGRTVGALGNLTFVLCIIIFIFAVMGMQLFGKNYTDYVDRFPGGELPRWNFTDFMHSFMIVFRVLCGEWIESMWDCMLVGDVSCIPFFLATVVIGNLVVLNLFLALLLSNFGSSSLSTPTADQDTNKIAEAFNRISRFIDWVKKNAADFLKIVKSKLTNQIAIHAPERVDNELELGADIEDGVLFKDKKLKDQVEVAIGDGMEFTIPGDNKYKKGNILMNNINAITDNHTDNRINCEINHHGYPIQDDDTISQKSYGSHKIRSFKDESHKGSADTIDGEEKKDASKEELGLEEEMIEEEEDGKLDGLAKIDIKVAADEDVVDLTPADCCPEPCYARFPFLAGDDESPFWQGWATLRLKTFRLIENTYFETAVITMILLSSLALALEDVHLPHRPILQDILYYMDRIFTVIFFIEMLIKWLALGFQKYFTNAWCWLDFIIVMLSLVNHGAVMAGADDIPAFRSMRTLRALRPLRAVSRWEGMRVVVNALVQAIPSIFNVLLVCLIFWLIFAIMGVQLFAGKYFKCVDMNHTTLSHEIIPDRNACILENYTWENSPMNFDHVGKAYLCLFQVATFKGWIQIMNDAIDSREVGRQPIRETNIYMYLYFVFFIIFGSFFTLNLFIGVIIDNFNEQKKKAGGSLEMFMTEDQKKYYNAMKKMGSKKPLKAIPRPRWRPQAIVFEIVTDKKFDMIIMLFIGFNMLTMTLDHYQQTETFSQILDYLNMIFIVIFSSECLLKIFALRYHYFVEPWNLFDFVVVMFSILSLVLSDIIEKYFVSPTLLRVVRVAKVGRVLRLVKGAKGIRTLLFALAMSLPALFNICLLLFLVMFIFAIFGMSFFMHVKNKGGLDDVYNFKTFVQSMILLFQMSTSAGWDGVLDGIINEEECDLPDNERGYPGNCGSATIGITYLLSYLVISFLIVINMYIAVILENYSQATEDVQEGLTDDDYDMYYEIWQRFDPEGTQYIRYEQLSDFLDVLEPPLQIHKPNKYKIISMDIPICRGDMMFCVDILDALTKDFFARKGNPIEEPGDIVGRPGEVGYEPVSSTLWRQREEYCARLIQHAWRRHRRAHSPAGEGVGGDGSGGECSAGGAETAVLLDSSGGSAHRVVLQGGGESPRPPEPAPPPAPV is encoded by the exons ATGTCCGAAGACTTGGACTCGATCAGCGAGGAAGAACAAAGTTTGTTCCGACCTTTCACTAGAGAGTCATTGGCCGTTATCGAAGCCCGCATAGCTGAGGAGCATGCCAAGCAAAAAGAACTCGAAAAGAAACGCGCTGAAGGCGAG GTGCGTTACGATGACGAGGACGAAGACGAAGGTCCTCAACCGGACGCGACCCTCGAGCAGGGTCTACCCCTGCCCGTACGGATGCAGGGATCCTTCCCCCCTGAACTATCCTCCACGCCTCTCGAAGACATCGATCCGTTCTACCAAAATCAAACC ACATTCGTAGTCATAAGCAAGGGTAGAGATATCTTCAGATTTTCGGCGACAGATGCGTTATGGATGTTGGATCCGTTCAACCCGATAAGGAGGGTCGCTATATACATACTTGTACATCCTCTTTTCTCTCTGTTCATCATTACAACGATCCTTGTCAATTGTATCTTAATGATAATGCCGACGACGCCAACCGTCGAAAGTACTGA AGTTATCTTTACCGGAATCTACACGTTTGAATCGGCGGTGAAAGTAATGGCCAGGGGTTTCATTCTACAGCCATTCACATACCTTAGAGATGCATGGAATTGGCTTGACTTCGTAGTTATAGCTTTAGC TTATGTGACGATGGGCATAGATCTCGGCAACTTGGCCGCTCTTAGAACGTTCAGAGTTCTCCGAGCGCTGAAGACTGTGGCCATCGTACCGG GGTTGAAGACTATCGTTGGTGCTGTCATAGAGTCTGTGAAAAATCTTCGCGATGTGATTATTTTGACAATGTTCTCGCTATCTGTATTTGCGTTAATGGGCCTACAAATCTACATGGGAGTGTTAACGCAGAAATGTGTAAAGGTATTCCCCGAAGACGGCAGTTGGGGCAACCTGACTGATGAGAACTGGGAGAGATTTTGTCAAAACGAAA cGAACTGGTATAGTGAAAATGACGACTATCCATTATGCGGGAACTCATCAGGAGCAGG AACATGTGAACCAGGCTACATATGTTTACAAGGGTACGGACCAAACCCAAACTACGGCTACACGAGTTTCGACACGTTCGGTTGGGCGTTTCTATCAGCTTTCAGATTGATGACGCAAGATTACTGggaaaatttatatcaactg GTTCTAAGGTCGGCTGGTTCATGGCACGTGCTGTTCTTCGTTGTGATCATTTTCCTCGGCTCTTTCTATCTCGTCAACTTGATCTTGGCCATCGTCGCCATGTCATACGACGAGTTGCAGAAGAAAGCAGAGGAGGAGGAACAGGCTGAAGAAGAAGCACTAAGG GAAGCGGAACAAAAGGCAGCGGCTCGAGCGGATAAGCAAGAAGCGAGGGAACAACACGCTCGCGAGCAAGCCGCCGCGGCGGAAGCAGCCGCATACGCCGAAGCACATCCTGCCAAGTCTCCCAGTGACTTCTCCTGCCAGAGCTACGAGTTGTTCGTCAACCAGGAGAGGGGCAATCAGGATGACAATACGAGGGAACGCATGTCCCTTCGTAGCGACCCCTTCCAGGATTCGGTGAGCACTCAGCCCACGCACAAGCCTGCCAACGACACCCACCACGACACAGCACGCCGGCAGAGGAAGGTCAGCATG GCTTCTTTATCACTACCTGGATCACCGTTCAATTTGCGACGCGGTTCCCGAGGATCTCATCAAATGGCGTTGAGACCGAACGGAAGGAATAGGTATCCACCGGGAGCCGATCGGAAACCACTTGTTTTATCAACATACTTGGACGCACAGGAACATCTGCCTTATGCTGATGACTCAAATGCAGTCACGCCCATGTCAGAGGAGAACGGCGCTATTATAATACCAGTCTACTATGCGAACTTGG GATCAAGACATTCCTCCTATACATCACACCAGTCTAGGCTATCATATACGTCGCACGGCGATCTCTTAGGGGGAAAAGCTCAAACCAAGGAGGCCAAACTTAGAGGGCGATCGGCATCCAGGAACCACAGCATTACTTCCCAACCTCACGCCTACGCGCTGCCCAGACAAGAGTCGTCGCTGGTATCTCGACCATTAAGAGAATAT gaAGTAAGTACAACGGAATGTACTGATGAGGCTGGCAAAGTTTTGAAACAATCAAATGATAATCCGTTCATTGAGTCATCACAGCAGCCAAATGTCGTTGATATGAGAG aTGTTATGGtactaaatgaaataattgaacaAGCTGGAAGGCAAAGTAGAGCGAGCGAGCAAAATG TGTCAGTATACTACTTCTCAACAGCTGAAGATGACGATGAAGGGCCCACATTCAAGGAGCGACTCCTGGAGTGGCTCATGAAAGGGATAGACTTCTTCTGTGTGTGGGATTGCTGCTGGTTATGGCTCGAGTTTCAGAAATACGTCGCACTCTTGGTGTTCGATCCGTTTGTAGAACTGTTCATCACGTTGTGTATCGTGGTCAATACTCTGTTTATGGCACTGGACCATCACGACATGGACAAAGATATGGAAAGAGCGTTGAAAAGTGGTAATTAT TTTTTCACGGCTACGTTCGGTATTGAAGCGATGCTAAAATTAATAGCAATGAGTCCCAAATATTACTTTCAAGAAGGATGGAACATATTCGACTTTATCATTGTGGCCTTATCATTATTGGAATTAGGACTGGAAGGGGTTCAGGGTTTGTCAGTATTGCGTTCATTCCGATTG ctaCGTGTATTTAAACTGGCTAAGTCTTGGCCGGCGCTAAACCTTATAATATCCATAATGGGTAGGACTGTGGGAGCTTTAGGGAACTTGACCTTTGTACTTTGCatcattatattcatatttgcCGTGATGGGGATGCAGTTGTTTGGGAAGAACTACACAG ATTACGTAGACCGTTTTCCTGGTGGAGAGCTCCCAAGGTGGAACTTCACGGATTTCATGCACAGTTTCATGATAGTATTCCGAGTATTATGTGGAGAATGGATAGAGAGTATGTGGGATTGCATGCTGGTTGGAGATGTTTCTTGTATACCTTTCTTCTTGGCAACGGTCGTTATTGGCAATCTTGTG GTACTTAACCTCTTCTTGGCCCTGTTACTGTCAAATTTTGGTTCGTCAAGTCTATCGACGCCAACAGCCGATCAGGACACGAACAAAATCGCGGAGGCTTTTAATAGAATATCCCGATTTATCGATTGGGTCAAAAAAAACGCAgccgattttttaaaaatagtcaaAAGCAAATTGACGAATCAGATTGCTATCCACGCTCCGG AACGAGTCGACAATGAACTGGAATTGGGTGCCGATATCGAAGACGGGGTTTTATTCAAAGACAAGAAACTAAAAGATCAAGTGGAGGTAGCTATAGGTGACGGAATGGAATTTACGATACCAG GcgacaataaatataaaaaaggaaatatattgatgaataatattaatgctaTAACGGATAATCATACTGACAATCGAATTAACTGTGAAATAAATCATCATGGTTATCCGATACAG GATGATGATACAATTAGTCAAAAATCTTATGGTAGTCATAAAATAAGATCATTTAAAGACGAAAGTCATAAAGGATCTGCGGATACGATAGACGGAGAAGAAAAGAAAGACGCAAGTAAAGAAGAATTAGGTTTAGAagaag AAATGATTGAAGAAGAGGAGGATGGAAAACTTGATGGCTTAgcaaaaatagatataaaggTGGCCGCAGACGAGGATGTAGTGGACCTCACACCAGCAGACTGTTGTCCAGAACCTTGCTATGCGCGCTTCCCCTTCTTAGCTGGAGATGACGAGTCTCCATTTTGGCAAGGCTGGGCAACCCTTAGACTGAAAACCTTCcgattaatagaaaatacctATTTCGAAACGGCTGTGATAACAATGATTTTACTTAGTAGTTTGGCATTG GCGTTAGAAGATGTCCATCTACCACATCGACCAATTCTTCAAGACATCTTATATTACATGGATCGTATATTCACagtaatattctttattgaGATGTTAATCAAATGGTTAGCTCTCGGATTTCAGAAGTACTTCACCAACGCCTGGTGCTGGCTCGATTTCATTATTGTCATG TTGTCACTCGTTAACCACGGAGCGGTGATGGCCGGAGCGGACGACATCCCAGCGTTTCGGTCCATGCGCACTTTGCGAGCTCTACGACCTCTCCGTGCCGTCTCCAGATGGGAGGGCATGCGC GTTGTTGTAAACGCGTTAGTACAAGCCATTCCATCCATCTTCAACGTACTGCTCGTATGTCTTATCTTCTGGCTAATTTTCGCTATTATGGGAGTTCAACTGTTTgctggaaaatattttaag tgtGTCGACATGAACCATACAACACTGAGCCATGAAATAATTCCCGATCGTAACGCGTGCATTTTGGAAAATTACACATGGGAAAATTCACCGATGAACTTCGATCACGTCGGAAAAGCTTACCTATGTTTGTTCCAAGTGGCCACGTTCAAAGGCTGGATACAAATCATGAATGATGCTATCGACTCGCGAGAG gTCGGCCGCCAACCAATCAGAGAAACTAATATCTACATGTACCTGTACTTCgtgttctttattatatttgggtCTTTCTTCACCCTTAACCTATTTATAGGAGTAATCATTGACAACTTTAACGAACAAAAGAAAAAGGCTGGTGGAAGTCTTGAAATGTTCATGACTGAGGATCAGAAGAAATATTACAATGCTATGAAGAAAATGGGATCCAAGAAACCGTTGAAAGCTATCCCAAGACCAAGA TGGCGACCACAAGCGATAGTATTCGAGATTGTGACGGATAAGAAGTTCGACATGATTATCATGTTGTTCATCGGTTTCAATATGTTAACGATGACACTAGATCACTATCAACAAACAGAAACGTTCAGCCAGATCCTGGATTATCTAAATATGATCTTCATCGTTATATTTAGTTCAGAGTGTCTgttgaaaatatttgcattgCGCTATCACTATTTCGTTGAACCTTGGAATCTATTTGATTTCGTCGTTGTCATGTTTTCTATTCTCA GTCTGGTGTTAAGTGACATTAttgagaaatattttgtatctcCAACTTTGTTGAGAGTAGTGAGAGTGGCAAAAGTTGGTAGAGTGTTGCGTCTTGTAAAAGGAGCTAAGGGTATTAGAACTCTACTGTTTGCCTTAGCGATGTCACTACCCGCTCTTTTCAATATCTGTTTACTACTTTTCTtggtcatgtttatttttgcGATATTTGGAATGTCGTTCTTTATGCACGTTAAAAATAAAGGAGGCCTTGATGACGTCTACAACTTCAAGACTTTCGTGCAGAGTATGATTCTACTCTTCCAG ATGTCAACGTCAGCGGGTTGGGATGGCGTTTTAGATGGAATAATCAACGAAGAAGAGTGTGATTTACCAGATAACGAACGAGGGTATCCCGGTAACTGTGGTTCTGCGACCATTGGGATCACGTACTTACTGTCTTATTTGGTCATATCTTTCCTAATCGTTATCAACATGTACATTGCCGTCATTCTCGAGAATTACTCTCAG GCGACCGAAGACGTGCAAGAAGGTTTGACCGACGACGACTACGACATGTACTATGAAATTTGGCAAAGATTCGATCCGGAAGGAACTCAGTACATCCGCTACGAGCAACTGTCAGACTTCCTCGACGTCCTCGAACCGCCACTACAGATTCACAAAccgaataaatacaaaatcatatCTATGGATATTCCGATCTGTCGCGGCGACATGATGTTCTGCGTGGACATCCTGGACGCCCTGACGAAAGACTTCTTTGCCCGAAAGGGCAACCCTATCGAGGAGCCCGGAGACATCGTGGGTCGGCCGGGCGAGGTCGGCTATGAGCCGGTGTCCTCGACGCTATGGCGACAACGCGAGGAGTACTGCGCGAGGCTGATCCAGCACGCTTGGCGGCGGCATCGGCGCGCGCATTCGCCTGCCGGAGAGGGCGTGGGCGGGGACGGCTCGGGTGGCGAGTGCAGCGCGGGCGGCGCCGAGACGGCCGTGCTGCTAGACTCTTCGGGCGGCAGTGCGCACCGTGTGGTGCTGCAGGGAGGTGGAGAGTCTCCTCGCCCGCCCGAGCCGGCGCCGCCGCCCGCGCCCGTCTGA